The following coding sequences lie in one Amycolatopsis cihanbeyliensis genomic window:
- a CDS encoding DUF742 domain-containing protein gives MSEDDGWYDEAAGPLVRPYTITGGRTPADGERLDLSTQVRTLRAEQEPAGLTPEHLAVLRLCREPMSVAEIAVYVKVPLGVVRVLCGDLIERGLVITRSPSHQPAQEPDLETLQAVLDGLIKY, from the coding sequence GTGAGCGAGGACGACGGTTGGTACGACGAGGCCGCCGGGCCGCTGGTCCGGCCGTACACGATCACCGGGGGCCGGACACCGGCCGACGGCGAGCGGCTCGACCTTTCCACCCAGGTGCGAACCCTGCGGGCGGAGCAGGAACCGGCCGGGCTGACCCCGGAACACCTGGCGGTCCTGCGGCTGTGCCGCGAGCCGATGTCCGTCGCGGAGATCGCGGTCTACGTGAAGGTCCCGCTCGGGGTGGTACGGGTGCTGTGCGGCGACCTGATCGAACGCGGCCTCGTCATCACGCGGTCCCCAAGTCACCAGCCGGCGCAGGAGCCGGACCTCGAAACACTTCAGGCGGTTCTCGATGGACTCATCAAGTACTGA
- a CDS encoding GTP-binding protein, which yields MVPAPVKIIIAGGFGAGKTTMVGSVSEIPPLTTEELMTEASTGVDDLSGVERKQTTTVALDFGRITISTRHVLYLFGTPGQARFWFMWDDLARGAIGTIVLVDTRRVEGSFAAIDYFERRQIPFVVAVNCFDDAPRYEANEIREALVVPDQVPIVMCDARDRDSSKIALIRLVKHAMTVMPAPV from the coding sequence ATGGTCCCCGCACCGGTCAAGATCATCATTGCGGGCGGCTTCGGTGCCGGGAAGACCACCATGGTCGGCTCGGTCAGCGAGATCCCGCCGCTGACCACGGAAGAGTTGATGACCGAGGCCAGTACGGGCGTGGACGACCTTTCCGGTGTGGAGCGGAAGCAGACCACGACGGTCGCGCTCGACTTCGGCCGGATCACGATCTCGACGCGGCATGTGCTGTACCTGTTCGGCACCCCGGGGCAGGCGCGCTTCTGGTTCATGTGGGACGACCTGGCGCGCGGTGCGATCGGGACGATCGTGCTCGTCGACACCCGGCGGGTGGAGGGCAGCTTCGCCGCGATCGACTACTTCGAGCGCCGGCAGATCCCGTTCGTCGTCGCGGTGAACTGCTTCGACGACGCGCCGCGCTACGAGGCGAACGAGATCCGCGAGGCGCTGGTCGTCCCGGACCAGGTGCCGATCGTCATGTGCGACGCGCGGGACCGGGACTCGAGCAAGATCGCGCTGATCCGGTTGGTGAAGCACGCGATGACCGTGATGCCCGCTCCGGTCTGA
- a CDS encoding roadblock/LC7 domain-containing protein: MNEYGNSTPDLNWLLDDVVNRVVGAQNAVVLSADGLLIGRSAGMSKDDSDQLSAIASSLQSLAKGVSKQFSRGQVLQNMIEMERGYLFVSAAGQGACLAVLAEENVDVEMIAYEMNRLVKRVGDYLASAPREAAHALPEAR, from the coding sequence ATGAACGAGTACGGGAACTCCACACCCGATCTCAACTGGTTGCTCGACGACGTGGTGAACCGCGTGGTCGGCGCACAGAACGCCGTGGTGCTCTCCGCAGACGGGTTGCTGATCGGCCGGTCGGCCGGCATGAGCAAGGACGACTCGGACCAGCTTTCGGCCATCGCGTCCAGCCTGCAGAGCCTTGCCAAGGGGGTGAGCAAGCAGTTCTCCCGCGGCCAGGTGCTGCAGAACATGATCGAGATGGAGCGCGGGTACCTCTTCGTCTCGGCTGCCGGCCAGGGAGCATGCCTTGCCGTGCTGGCGGAGGAGAACGTGGATGTCGAGATGATCGCCTACGAGATGAACCGGTTGGTCAAGCGCGTCGGCGACTATCTGGCGTCCGCTCCGCGGGAAGCCGCGCACGCGCTCCCGGAGGCCAGGTGA
- a CDS encoding sensor histidine kinase, whose product MQNKADKDESDKPYDKSIRKRLTRTVLIPSVTLLVLWTAVSSYFFINGLYVRLVADSVRQVSIPAATALAAFQEERQIALQYLDNPSTGQSGLQEQQAATDERLEALQTAFDATISSAPDQIATKVNALKSHFEQLPVVRSQINFRSIDRTQVNNYYNGVLDTASNLFDTQARIVPEAEAAHGGITATAVFRAGDMMSRETSLVSTAFADGQFAPADFVRFTQLAGFYRTELAQIAPFLEPGVGDKYQALTDSAAWKQLAGAEDSLIKHGPWSPGEQGSVPVNAAEWQNATNEVARQLNDIAIDQADQVSAAAIEAGNAQLRNAIIGSVVALLASLAAIIVAVRVSRSLVDRALMTRLARLRDDSLDLARDRLPKIVDRLKNGEPVEVKKELPQLDHGRDEIGQVAEAFNVAQLTAVNAAASEAKARSGVHNVFLGIAHRNQVLVHRQLQILDELESREENSTQLSSLFQLDHLATRARRTTENLIILGGKQPGRRWRRPVTLMEVLRAAVSETQHYSRVQVEQVADVAIAGVAVADTIHLIAELVDNATSFSPPGSPVEVTSRVVARGVVVDVSDQGLGMKDGVLRWANEMMAKAPEFDAMALRADSSLGLFVVARLADKLGITVTFDPSRYGGLRATVLIPSQHLAGEQHVGQVGDAEFAPAEDTAVLAPVGGSAPQARERPSRAVDTSSPPAGQIPARRDVKPRPYPAPGPAPSGPAPDAPPATAEGTDGSGPVERPPERGDDRPRLPRREPQQNLVSELRDEPDEDQNDDVPPGTATARTLAAFHKGTRRGRDGVDGS is encoded by the coding sequence GTGCAGAACAAAGCCGACAAAGACGAGTCCGACAAGCCGTACGACAAGTCGATCCGCAAGCGGCTGACCAGGACCGTCCTCATTCCCAGCGTGACACTGCTGGTGCTTTGGACCGCGGTGTCGTCGTACTTCTTCATCAACGGCCTCTACGTCCGGCTGGTCGCGGACTCGGTGCGCCAGGTGTCGATCCCCGCCGCCACCGCGCTGGCGGCCTTCCAGGAGGAACGGCAGATCGCCCTGCAGTACCTCGACAATCCCAGTACGGGACAATCCGGGTTACAGGAGCAGCAAGCGGCGACGGACGAGCGGCTCGAGGCGCTGCAGACCGCGTTCGACGCGACGATCTCCAGCGCGCCCGACCAGATCGCGACCAAGGTCAACGCGCTGAAGAGCCACTTCGAGCAGTTGCCGGTGGTGCGCTCGCAGATCAACTTCCGAAGCATCGACCGCACGCAGGTCAACAACTACTACAACGGGGTGCTGGACACGGCGTCGAACCTGTTCGACACCCAGGCACGTATCGTGCCGGAGGCCGAGGCCGCGCACGGCGGCATCACGGCGACCGCGGTCTTCCGCGCCGGTGACATGATGTCGCGCGAGACCTCACTCGTGTCGACGGCGTTCGCGGACGGGCAGTTCGCGCCCGCCGATTTCGTCCGGTTCACCCAGCTGGCCGGTTTCTACCGTACGGAGCTGGCCCAGATCGCGCCCTTCCTCGAGCCCGGGGTCGGCGACAAGTACCAGGCCCTGACCGACAGCGCGGCGTGGAAGCAGCTGGCCGGCGCGGAGGACTCGCTGATCAAACACGGCCCGTGGTCCCCCGGTGAGCAGGGGAGCGTGCCGGTGAACGCGGCCGAGTGGCAGAACGCGACGAACGAGGTCGCCCGGCAGCTCAACGACATCGCCATCGACCAGGCCGACCAGGTCTCGGCTGCCGCGATCGAGGCCGGAAACGCCCAGCTGCGCAACGCGATCATCGGCAGCGTGGTCGCGCTGCTCGCCTCGCTGGCCGCGATCATCGTCGCGGTGCGAGTGTCCCGCTCGCTCGTCGACCGGGCGCTGATGACGCGCCTCGCGCGCCTGCGCGACGACTCGCTCGACCTCGCCCGTGACCGGCTGCCGAAGATCGTGGACCGGCTGAAGAACGGCGAACCGGTCGAGGTGAAGAAGGAGCTCCCTCAGCTCGACCACGGCCGGGACGAGATCGGGCAGGTGGCCGAGGCGTTCAACGTCGCCCAGCTCACCGCCGTCAATGCCGCGGCGAGCGAGGCCAAGGCCCGCAGCGGTGTGCACAACGTGTTCCTCGGTATCGCACACCGCAACCAGGTCCTGGTCCATCGGCAGTTGCAGATCCTCGACGAGTTGGAGAGCCGGGAGGAAAACTCGACCCAGCTGTCGTCGCTGTTCCAGCTCGATCACCTCGCCACCCGCGCCCGCCGCACCACGGAGAACCTGATCATCCTCGGTGGCAAGCAACCCGGTCGCCGCTGGCGCAGGCCGGTCACGCTGATGGAGGTGCTGCGGGCGGCCGTCTCGGAGACCCAGCACTACTCGCGGGTCCAGGTCGAGCAGGTCGCCGACGTCGCGATCGCCGGGGTCGCGGTCGCCGACACGATCCACCTGATCGCCGAGCTGGTCGACAACGCGACCTCGTTCTCGCCGCCCGGTTCCCCGGTCGAGGTGACCAGCCGCGTGGTGGCCCGCGGGGTCGTGGTCGACGTGTCGGACCAGGGGCTCGGGATGAAGGACGGCGTCCTCAGGTGGGCCAACGAGATGATGGCCAAGGCGCCCGAGTTCGACGCGATGGCACTGCGGGCCGACTCCAGCCTCGGCCTGTTCGTCGTGGCGCGCCTGGCCGACAAGCTCGGGATCACCGTCACCTTCGACCCGTCCCGGTACGGCGGGCTCCGGGCCACCGTGCTCATCCCTTCCCAGCACCTGGCCGGCGAGCAGCACGTGGGCCAGGTCGGCGACGCCGAGTTCGCACCGGCGGAGGACACCGCCGTCCTCGCACCGGTCGGCGGCTCCGCCCCGCAGGCGAGGGAGCGCCCCTCTCGTGCCGTGGACACGTCCAGCCCACCCGCCGGTCAGATCCCGGCGAGGCGGGATGTCAAGCCGCGCCCGTACCCGGCACCGGGACCGGCCCCATCCGGCCCGGCGCCCGATGCGCCACCCGCGACCGCGGAGGGGACGGACGGCTCCGGTCCGGTCGAACGTCCCCCCGAACGGGGTGACGACCGGCCGCGGCTGCCCCGGCGCGAGCCTCAGCAGAATCTCGTCAGCGAGCTCCGGGACGAGCCCGATGAGGACCAGAATGACGACGTACCCCCCGGAACGGCCACCGCGCGCACGCTCGCCGCCTTCCACAAGGGCACTCGTCGGGGACGGGACGGGGTCGACGGCTCGTAG
- a CDS encoding HelD family protein, which yields MRRPGSEMVLTDAQTRDEERERRHLAETVRLLSGELERLTGDIDGSARAIEERKRHLWDNLRDMDFAEKANFRGEVDMSVRLAEHAVMLRGRIERLLESPYFGRVDFHRRGEAGARPYYIGVHNFSDPETQEIVIHDWRAPVSGLYYDFESGEAFFETPAGTTHGEITGKRQYKIQGGRLEYMFDTSLNIGDEVLQRELGQSADDRMKNIVATIQREQNAVIRNETARVLILQGVAGSGKTSIALHRVAFLLYRFKDTLSSDNVMILSPNRVFGDYIADVLPELGEERIAEIDVDTIAGRFLARVTGYEAFSDQVVGLLEGVEDAAAERMRYKATPEFVARLEEWITSRAYEDFTPGEIERKHKRLSADWVADLFHESPTLPVFTRLDRVANAAVHKLKHEVLDKGGTWAAADTASIRKQVRAMFPYKDAFAIYRAFYTDGPARRGLFQPLGRKKIEYADVFPLIYTMIRTSRQESYGHIRHLLVDEMQDYTPIQYAVLRELFSCTMTILGDANQSINPFSSSSLSRIHSIFPEADCLELCKSYRSTSEITEFAQNISRNDKLIPIERHGPPPQVLACADQHDQRARILTLIEQHRDSDHRSLGIIGKTLAQAETLYHALSGAGVELTFLDYDSTAFTGGIVITSAHIAKGLEFDTVIVPQVDEQNYANEMDRCMLYIACTRAMHELHLTHHGQPSGFLTFSTEPRSHAHDTQTVS from the coding sequence ATGCGGAGGCCTGGATCGGAGATGGTGTTGACGGACGCGCAGACGCGAGACGAGGAGCGGGAGCGGCGGCATCTGGCCGAGACGGTGCGGCTGCTGTCGGGGGAGTTGGAGCGTCTTACCGGTGACATCGACGGGTCGGCTCGCGCGATCGAGGAGCGGAAGCGGCACCTGTGGGACAACCTGCGGGATATGGATTTCGCGGAGAAGGCCAACTTCCGTGGTGAGGTGGACATGTCGGTGCGGCTGGCCGAGCACGCGGTGATGCTGCGCGGGCGGATCGAGCGGTTGCTGGAGTCGCCGTACTTCGGGCGCGTCGACTTCCACCGCCGGGGTGAGGCGGGGGCCAGGCCGTACTACATCGGTGTGCACAATTTCTCGGATCCCGAGACGCAGGAGATCGTGATCCACGACTGGCGTGCTCCGGTGTCGGGTCTGTACTACGACTTCGAGTCGGGGGAGGCGTTCTTCGAGACCCCGGCGGGCACCACCCATGGCGAGATCACCGGCAAGCGCCAGTACAAGATTCAGGGTGGGCGCCTGGAGTACATGTTCGACACGTCGTTGAACATCGGGGACGAGGTGCTGCAGCGGGAGCTGGGTCAGTCCGCCGACGACCGGATGAAGAACATCGTCGCGACCATCCAGCGTGAGCAGAACGCGGTGATCCGCAACGAGACGGCACGGGTGTTGATCCTGCAGGGTGTGGCGGGGTCGGGGAAGACGTCGATCGCCTTGCACCGGGTGGCGTTCCTGCTGTATCGCTTCAAGGACACCCTCTCCTCGGACAATGTCATGATCCTGTCGCCCAACAGGGTCTTCGGCGACTACATCGCCGATGTGCTTCCCGAACTGGGTGAGGAGCGGATCGCGGAGATCGACGTCGACACGATCGCGGGCAGGTTCCTGGCGAGGGTGACCGGCTACGAGGCGTTCAGCGACCAGGTGGTCGGCCTGCTCGAGGGGGTCGAGGACGCGGCGGCCGAGCGTATGCGTTACAAGGCCACGCCCGAGTTCGTCGCCCGCCTCGAGGAGTGGATCACCTCGCGCGCGTACGAGGACTTCACCCCCGGGGAGATCGAGCGCAAGCACAAACGGCTCTCGGCGGACTGGGTGGCCGACCTTTTCCACGAGTCGCCGACCCTTCCGGTCTTCACCCGGCTCGACCGCGTCGCCAATGCCGCTGTGCACAAGCTCAAACACGAGGTGCTGGACAAGGGTGGCACGTGGGCCGCCGCCGACACCGCCAGCATCCGCAAGCAGGTCCGCGCCATGTTCCCCTACAAGGACGCGTTCGCCATCTACCGGGCGTTCTACACCGACGGCCCCGCCCGGCGCGGCCTGTTCCAGCCACTCGGGCGGAAGAAGATCGAGTACGCCGATGTGTTTCCGCTGATCTACACCATGATCAGAACGTCCCGGCAGGAGAGCTACGGCCACATCCGGCACCTGCTGGTCGACGAGATGCAGGACTACACGCCCATCCAGTACGCCGTGCTGCGCGAGCTCTTCTCCTGCACGATGACGATCCTGGGAGATGCCAACCAGTCGATCAACCCGTTCAGCTCCTCGTCCCTGTCGAGGATCCACAGCATCTTCCCGGAAGCCGACTGCCTGGAGTTGTGCAAGAGCTACCGCTCCACCAGCGAGATCACCGAGTTCGCCCAGAACATCTCGCGCAACGACAAGCTCATCCCGATCGAGCGCCACGGACCACCACCCCAGGTCCTCGCCTGCGCGGACCAGCACGACCAGCGGGCGCGGATCCTGACACTCATCGAGCAGCACCGCGACAGCGACCATCGCTCCCTCGGCATCATCGGCAAGACCCTCGCCCAGGCGGAAACCCTCTACCACGCCCTGTCCGGGGCCGGTGTCGAGCTGACCTTCCTCGACTACGACAGCACCGCCTTCACCGGCGGCATCGTCATCACCTCGGCACACATCGCCAAGGGGCTGGAGTTCGACACGGTGATCGTCCCGCAGGTGGACGAGCAGAACTACGCCAACGA